One region of Labrus bergylta chromosome 23, fLabBer1.1, whole genome shotgun sequence genomic DNA includes:
- the LOC110001597 gene encoding uncharacterized protein isoform X2, translated as MATKQKKHKAMGDEEWMSRLRRFAASGVWPSDAGNRPAPRQKKWNDLYLKIDKCPMQRRGQASLFGGPQTCGCGFHTKKPSSSVPDTPFPRTTVGTGQGQGPSSAAAAAAAASSASTSAGPVQRPALNLAMFTKPRFGGSHGAALKPNLTVARKPAKPLISTSTSTTTNFGTATPTSGRTSSPAQSPRKYIRTSSPFSLPPTPVSSASIIPPATAAVVTAAPSSASSDPSVCASSTTPGPDPLSNMSAEDVLAAPGPDLPWLPVKMRMTIPLQDQRWISAALWRNQRLRTDLKLWYEPPGPALIYHQAPTPERFFNHRLLVWMPYHLWKVRLTCPVCGKQLVGYGAHKRARQVLDVDRYYLMVTETLRCNSIGCKTNYLSSSKTILDQLDLAHRLEFRLILTQKYACDIRVIRFLRERTLGNSPSRLVKQLRENHSEEWLQRLCQYLGACSDFVGRPSLFPVVFQDPPEPVAIPTYKWMLAVYGRDILSRLEHIKASITSTFGSILKMDSTKKITRKLSGIAKGTALWLSSVSNEVGQILISVLTAQEGSGLDLMVADLIRRYREAGVAPPKLLYVDCGCCKKDGEETKLKARFGGWPDVVVKLDIYHFMRRLASGCTKDAHPLYPIFMARLSCCIFEWDAGDVALLRRVKREQLKREGVPGITDSLVNQNIRKSELVLYCRRRTRGEKETISMIDLLLQELMGEKGSDFLGVPLLDRDRMANIWEQQRKHVKCIQDEPGVPLYTETGSSTKEGIVLTTYRCARGSTSLESFHCHLARFIPGTSANSLNFQLYLLEGLNRWNQDRGAAALAVKPPSLLTYSGDLVHCVNTFSVKVLGRKLAPSFQPPAVYTGELIGIDYLYRQTGRAMQNVDPETEETEQLLEDVAVEEPEDEGFDDGGHDPTFDIILGKTLSQSGPTAPTTSITSAPPALTTSMTSGYPAPTTSMTSGYPAPTTSMTSGYPAPTTSMTSGHPAPTTSMTSGYPAPTTSMTSGHPAPTTSMTSGHPAPTTTMPSAPPAPITSMHSSPTDPTTTMPSAPPAPTVSEQLLAVDEHNMPGMDRVDSLAEYLVGLRNETSLTLSNQQTSTILSLWQNLLPFDQQRVVYAARYQERLKTGYFRSPKNKLEFTPGAESMRRCVLGSSGSPAQWPDCCRLVEAIFVRLCQLHKSPKKKGKGSLTRWSLMLKDYRKVRQLVRDNGALMKDTTLQLYEVNQTTLTQWHNHRVKRQDLAVLLQGVNLPAPLPVAPVPLPPALGRPTFVPQQCGPQHVYSLPKSTAGQAKRKHAAPHTAAPATVRPKVPIQRQLFPLPAPLPTAAPALVNPTPAQSPLLLMLAVPSPRPIAPDGPLPPPPPSQRPYNRQVEHNKCRKCHQPRNKDSGHRQFHGYIYCPTFAGMPLEQWLEEMRRKRAENK; from the exons atggcaacaaaacaaaaaaagcacaaggcTATGGGTGATGAGGAGTGGATGTCACGCCTGCGGAGATTCGCTGCTTCAGGGGTTTGGCCCTCTGATGCAGGAAACAGGCCTGCTCCCCGCCAGAAGAAGTGGAATGACCTCTATCTGAAG ATTGACAAATGCCCGATGCAACGGAGGGGACAGGCATCTCTGTTTGGGGGGCCACAGACATGTGGCTGTGGTTTCCACACTAAGAAG CCTTCCAGCTCAGTCCCTGACACCCCATTTCCCCGTACCACTGTTGGCACTGGTCAAGGGCAAGGCCCTTCaagcgctgctgctgctgctgctgctgcctcctcaGCATCAACATCTGCTGGACCTGTGCAGAGGCCTGCTTTGAATCTGGCTATG tttaCAAAACCACGGTTTGGCGGGTCGCATGGTGCTGCTTTGAAGCCAAATTTAACTGTGGCTAGGAAGCCTGCAAAG ccCCTTATTAGCACATCGACCAGTACCACCACAAACTTTGGCACTGCAACACCAACATCAGGGAGGACATCATCCCCTGCCCAGAGTCCCAGAAAATATATTAGGACCAgctcccccttctctcttccCCCCACTCCTGTGTCATCAGCCTCAATAATCCCCCCAGCCACTGCCGCT GTTGTAACAGCTGCTCCCTCCAGTGCCTCCTCAGACCCTTCTGTCTGTGCCTCCTCTACCACTCCTGGTCCTGATCCTCTCAGCAATATGTCAGCGGAGGATGTGTTGGCTGCCCCTGGCCCTGACCTACCCTGGCTGCCAGTGAAGATGAGGATGACCATCCCCCTCCAGGACCAGAGATggatctctgcagctctgtggagAAACCAGCGGCTACGGACCGACCTGAAGCTGTGGTACGAGCCACCCGGGCCAGCGCTCATCTACCATCAGGCCCCCACTCCAGAGCGCTTTTTTAATCATCGCCTGCTTGTGTGGATGCCGTACCACTTGTGGAAGGTCAGGCTAACCTGTCCTGTGTGTGGGAAGCAGCTGGTGGGATACGGTGCCCACAAGAGAGCCCGTCAGGTCCTTGACGTGGACAGGTACTACCTGATGGTCACAGAGACCCTCAGGTGCAACAGCATTGGTTGCAAAACCAACTACCTGTCCAGCAGCAAGACCATCCTGGACCAGCTTGACCTGGCTCACCGGCTCGAATTCAGGCTCATCCTGACTCAGAA ATATGCTTGTGACATTCGGGTCATCCGCTTCCTGCGGGAGAGGACCCTGGGCAACAGCCCGTCTCGCTTGGTGAAGCAGCTGAGGGAGAACCACAGCGAGGAGTGGCTGCAGCGCCTCTGCCAGTACCTCGGGGCATGCTCTGACTTTGTGGGCCGGCCCAGCCTGTTCCCTGTGGTGTTTCAGGACCCGCCTGAGCCTGTGGCCATTCCCACCTACAAGTGGATGCTGGCTGTCTACGGGCGGGACATCTTAAGCAGGCTGGAGCACATCAAAGCCAGCATTACATCTACCTTTGGCTCCATCCTGAAGATGGACTCCACAAAGAAG ATCACCAGGAAGTTATCGGGCATTGCCAAGGGGACTGCCCTCTGGCTTTCCTCAGTTAGTAACGAGGTGGGTCAGATCTTGATCAGTGTCCTGACTGCTCAGGAAGGCTCTGGGCTGGACCTGATGGTGGCTGATCTCATCCGGAGGTACAGGGAAGCAGGTGTGGCTCCTCCAAAGCTCCTGTATGTGGACTGTGGATGCTGCAAGAAGGATGGGGAGGAGACCAAGCTTAAGGCACGATTTGGTGGCTGGCCAGACGTTGTGGTCAAGCTGGACATTTATCATTTCATGCGGCGGCTGGCATCAGGATGCACCAAGGATGCCCATCCCCTTTACCCCATCTTCATGGCTCGTCTGTCCTGCTGCATATTTGAGTGGGATGCAGGTGACGTTGCCTTGCTGCGCCGGGTCAAGAGGGAGCAGCTGAAACGGGAGGGGGTTCCTGGCATCACTGATAGCCTTGTGAACCAGAACATTAGAAAGAGTGAGTTGGTGCTCTACTGCAGAAGGAGGacaagaggagagaaggagaccATCTCAATGATTGACCTCCTTTTGCAAGAGCTTATGGGGGAGAAGGGCAGTGACTTCCTTGGTGTGCCACTCCTGGACAGGGACAGGATGGCGAACATCTGGGAACAGCAGAGGAAGCATGTAAAATGCATCCAGGATGAGCCAGGTGTTCCTCTCTACACAGAGACAGGATCATCCACCAAGGAGGGCATCGTCCTCACCACCTACAGGTGTGCCAGGGGCTCAACATCACTGGAGTCCTTCCACTGCCACCTGGCCAGGTTCATTCCAG gaaCCAGTGCCAACAGTTTGAATTTTCAGCTGTACCTCCTGGAAGGCCTGAACAGGTGGAACCAGGACCGTGGTGCTGCGGCACTGGCTGTCAAACCTCCCTCACTCCTCACCTACTCAGGGGACCTTGTGCACTGTGTCAACACCTTCAGTGTCAAGGTGCTTGGAAGGAAACTTGCCCCCTCCTTCCAACCCCCTGCAGTGTATACTG GAGAGCTGATAGGTATTGACTACCTGTACCGCCAGACAGGAAGGGCAATGCAGAATGTTGACCCTGAAACAGAGGAGACGGAGCAACTGTTGGAGGATGTGGCTGTTGAGGAGCCAGAGGATGAGGGTTTTGATGATGGCGGACATGACCCCACATTTGACATTATTCTGGGTAAAACCCTCAGCCAGTCTGGCCCCACAGCTCCCACCACCAGCATTACCTCTGCCCCTCCTGCTCTAACCACCAGCATGACCTCTGGCTACCCAGCTCCCACCACTAGCATGACCTCTGGCTACCCAGCTCCCACCACCAGCATGACCTCTGGCTACCCAGCTCCCACCACCAGCATGACCTCTGGCCACCCAGCTCCCACCACCAGCATGACCTCTGGCTACCCAGCTCCCACCACCAGCATGACCTCTGGCCACCCAGCTCCCACCACCAGCATGACCTCTGGCCACCCAGCTCCAACCACCACCATGCCCTCTGCCCCTCCTGCCCCCATCACCAGCATGCACTCTAGCCCCACAGATCCCACCACCACCATGCCCTCTGCCCCCCCAGCTCCCACTGTATCTGAGCAACTGTTG GCTGTTGATGAGCATAACATGCCAGGGATGGACAGGGTGGACAGCCTGGCAGAGTACCTGGTTGGGCTGAGAAATGAGACGTCTCTCACTCTCAGCAACCAGCAGACCAGCACCATTTTGTCACTGTGGCAAAATCTTCTGCCATTTGACCAGCAGCGGGTGGTCTATGCAGCCAGGTACCAGGAGAGGCTGAAGACGGGGTACTTCAGGTCACCAAAAAATAAATTGGAATTCACCCCCGGTGCGGAGAGCATGAGGCGCTGCGTCCTGGGGTCAAGTGGATCACCGGCACAGTGGCCCGACTGTTGTCGGCTTGTGGAGGCCATCTTTGTCAGGCTCTGTCAGCTCCACAAGAGCccaaagaaaaagggaaagggCAGCCTGACAAGATGGTCTCTCATGCTGAAGGACTATAGGAAGGTTAGGCAGCTGGTGAGGGACAATGGAGCTCTAATGAAGGACACCACTCTCCAGCTGTATGAGGTCAACCAGACCACCCTCACACAGTGGCACAATCATAGAGTGAAGAGGCAGGATTTGGCAGTCCTTCTGCAGGGGGTCAACCTGCCTGCCCCTCTTCCTGTAGCCCCTGTGCCTCTGCCACCAGCTCTAGGGCGCCCCACCTTTGTCCCTCAGCAGTGTGGACCTCAGCATGTCTACAGCCTGCCCAAATCCACTGCAGGACAGGCAAAAAGGAAGCATGCTGCGCCACACACTGCTGCTCCAGCCACTGTCCGGCCAAAGGTGCCCATTCAGAGGCAGTTATTTCCCCTGCCTGCACCTCTGCCTACAGCTGCTCCTGCCCTTGTAAACCCTACCCCTGCCCAAAGCCCCTTGTTGTTAATGTTGGCTGTCCCCTCTCCCAGGCCTATCGCCCCTGATGGACCTCTTCCCCCTCCACCCCCTTCCCAGAGGCCCTACAATCGTCAGGTGGAACATAATAAGTGCCGCAAATGCCATCAGCCCCGGAACAAAGACAGTGGCCACAGGCAATTTCATGGATACATTTATTGCCCCACTTTCGCAGGGATGCCACTGGAGCAGTGGCTGGAAGAAATGAGGAGGAAAAGGGCCGAGAATAAATGA
- the LOC110001597 gene encoding uncharacterized protein isoform X1, whose protein sequence is MATKQKKHKAMGDEEWMSRLRRFAASGVWPSDAGNRPAPRQKKWNDLYLKIDKCPMQRRGQASLFGGPQTCGCGFHTKKPSSSVPDTPFPRTTVGTGQGQGPSSAAAAAAAASSASTSAGPVQRPALNLAMFTKPRFGGSHGAALKPNLTVARKPAKPLISTSSSATTNVDTATPTSGRTSSPAQSPRKHIRTSSPFPLPPSPLSSASIIPPATAKAPLISTSTSTTTNFGTATPTSGRTSSPAQSPRKYIRTSSPFSLPPTPVSSASIIPPATAAVVTAAPSSASSDPSVCASSTTPGPDPLSNMSAEDVLAAPGPDLPWLPVKMRMTIPLQDQRWISAALWRNQRLRTDLKLWYEPPGPALIYHQAPTPERFFNHRLLVWMPYHLWKVRLTCPVCGKQLVGYGAHKRARQVLDVDRYYLMVTETLRCNSIGCKTNYLSSSKTILDQLDLAHRLEFRLILTQKYACDIRVIRFLRERTLGNSPSRLVKQLRENHSEEWLQRLCQYLGACSDFVGRPSLFPVVFQDPPEPVAIPTYKWMLAVYGRDILSRLEHIKASITSTFGSILKMDSTKKITRKLSGIAKGTALWLSSVSNEVGQILISVLTAQEGSGLDLMVADLIRRYREAGVAPPKLLYVDCGCCKKDGEETKLKARFGGWPDVVVKLDIYHFMRRLASGCTKDAHPLYPIFMARLSCCIFEWDAGDVALLRRVKREQLKREGVPGITDSLVNQNIRKSELVLYCRRRTRGEKETISMIDLLLQELMGEKGSDFLGVPLLDRDRMANIWEQQRKHVKCIQDEPGVPLYTETGSSTKEGIVLTTYRCARGSTSLESFHCHLARFIPGTSANSLNFQLYLLEGLNRWNQDRGAAALAVKPPSLLTYSGDLVHCVNTFSVKVLGRKLAPSFQPPAVYTGELIGIDYLYRQTGRAMQNVDPETEETEQLLEDVAVEEPEDEGFDDGGHDPTFDIILGKTLSQSGPTAPTTSITSAPPALTTSMTSGYPAPTTSMTSGYPAPTTSMTSGYPAPTTSMTSGHPAPTTSMTSGYPAPTTSMTSGHPAPTTSMTSGHPAPTTTMPSAPPAPITSMHSSPTDPTTTMPSAPPAPTVSEQLLAVDEHNMPGMDRVDSLAEYLVGLRNETSLTLSNQQTSTILSLWQNLLPFDQQRVVYAARYQERLKTGYFRSPKNKLEFTPGAESMRRCVLGSSGSPAQWPDCCRLVEAIFVRLCQLHKSPKKKGKGSLTRWSLMLKDYRKVRQLVRDNGALMKDTTLQLYEVNQTTLTQWHNHRVKRQDLAVLLQGVNLPAPLPVAPVPLPPALGRPTFVPQQCGPQHVYSLPKSTAGQAKRKHAAPHTAAPATVRPKVPIQRQLFPLPAPLPTAAPALVNPTPAQSPLLLMLAVPSPRPIAPDGPLPPPPPSQRPYNRQVEHNKCRKCHQPRNKDSGHRQFHGYIYCPTFAGMPLEQWLEEMRRKRAENK, encoded by the exons atggcaacaaaacaaaaaaagcacaaggcTATGGGTGATGAGGAGTGGATGTCACGCCTGCGGAGATTCGCTGCTTCAGGGGTTTGGCCCTCTGATGCAGGAAACAGGCCTGCTCCCCGCCAGAAGAAGTGGAATGACCTCTATCTGAAG ATTGACAAATGCCCGATGCAACGGAGGGGACAGGCATCTCTGTTTGGGGGGCCACAGACATGTGGCTGTGGTTTCCACACTAAGAAG CCTTCCAGCTCAGTCCCTGACACCCCATTTCCCCGTACCACTGTTGGCACTGGTCAAGGGCAAGGCCCTTCaagcgctgctgctgctgctgctgctgcctcctcaGCATCAACATCTGCTGGACCTGTGCAGAGGCCTGCTTTGAATCTGGCTATG tttaCAAAACCACGGTTTGGCGGGTCGCATGGTGCTGCTTTGAAGCCAAATTTAACTGTGGCTAGGAAGCCTGCAAAG ccCCTTATTAGCACGTCCTCCAGTGCCACCACAAACGTCGACACTGCAACACCAACATCAGGGAGGACATCATCCCCTGCCCAGAGTCCCAGAAAACATATTAGGACCAGCTCCCCTTTCcctcttcccccctctcctctttcatcaGCCTCAATAATCCCCCCAGCCACTGCTAAAGCT ccCCTTATTAGCACATCGACCAGTACCACCACAAACTTTGGCACTGCAACACCAACATCAGGGAGGACATCATCCCCTGCCCAGAGTCCCAGAAAATATATTAGGACCAgctcccccttctctcttccCCCCACTCCTGTGTCATCAGCCTCAATAATCCCCCCAGCCACTGCCGCT GTTGTAACAGCTGCTCCCTCCAGTGCCTCCTCAGACCCTTCTGTCTGTGCCTCCTCTACCACTCCTGGTCCTGATCCTCTCAGCAATATGTCAGCGGAGGATGTGTTGGCTGCCCCTGGCCCTGACCTACCCTGGCTGCCAGTGAAGATGAGGATGACCATCCCCCTCCAGGACCAGAGATggatctctgcagctctgtggagAAACCAGCGGCTACGGACCGACCTGAAGCTGTGGTACGAGCCACCCGGGCCAGCGCTCATCTACCATCAGGCCCCCACTCCAGAGCGCTTTTTTAATCATCGCCTGCTTGTGTGGATGCCGTACCACTTGTGGAAGGTCAGGCTAACCTGTCCTGTGTGTGGGAAGCAGCTGGTGGGATACGGTGCCCACAAGAGAGCCCGTCAGGTCCTTGACGTGGACAGGTACTACCTGATGGTCACAGAGACCCTCAGGTGCAACAGCATTGGTTGCAAAACCAACTACCTGTCCAGCAGCAAGACCATCCTGGACCAGCTTGACCTGGCTCACCGGCTCGAATTCAGGCTCATCCTGACTCAGAA ATATGCTTGTGACATTCGGGTCATCCGCTTCCTGCGGGAGAGGACCCTGGGCAACAGCCCGTCTCGCTTGGTGAAGCAGCTGAGGGAGAACCACAGCGAGGAGTGGCTGCAGCGCCTCTGCCAGTACCTCGGGGCATGCTCTGACTTTGTGGGCCGGCCCAGCCTGTTCCCTGTGGTGTTTCAGGACCCGCCTGAGCCTGTGGCCATTCCCACCTACAAGTGGATGCTGGCTGTCTACGGGCGGGACATCTTAAGCAGGCTGGAGCACATCAAAGCCAGCATTACATCTACCTTTGGCTCCATCCTGAAGATGGACTCCACAAAGAAG ATCACCAGGAAGTTATCGGGCATTGCCAAGGGGACTGCCCTCTGGCTTTCCTCAGTTAGTAACGAGGTGGGTCAGATCTTGATCAGTGTCCTGACTGCTCAGGAAGGCTCTGGGCTGGACCTGATGGTGGCTGATCTCATCCGGAGGTACAGGGAAGCAGGTGTGGCTCCTCCAAAGCTCCTGTATGTGGACTGTGGATGCTGCAAGAAGGATGGGGAGGAGACCAAGCTTAAGGCACGATTTGGTGGCTGGCCAGACGTTGTGGTCAAGCTGGACATTTATCATTTCATGCGGCGGCTGGCATCAGGATGCACCAAGGATGCCCATCCCCTTTACCCCATCTTCATGGCTCGTCTGTCCTGCTGCATATTTGAGTGGGATGCAGGTGACGTTGCCTTGCTGCGCCGGGTCAAGAGGGAGCAGCTGAAACGGGAGGGGGTTCCTGGCATCACTGATAGCCTTGTGAACCAGAACATTAGAAAGAGTGAGTTGGTGCTCTACTGCAGAAGGAGGacaagaggagagaaggagaccATCTCAATGATTGACCTCCTTTTGCAAGAGCTTATGGGGGAGAAGGGCAGTGACTTCCTTGGTGTGCCACTCCTGGACAGGGACAGGATGGCGAACATCTGGGAACAGCAGAGGAAGCATGTAAAATGCATCCAGGATGAGCCAGGTGTTCCTCTCTACACAGAGACAGGATCATCCACCAAGGAGGGCATCGTCCTCACCACCTACAGGTGTGCCAGGGGCTCAACATCACTGGAGTCCTTCCACTGCCACCTGGCCAGGTTCATTCCAG gaaCCAGTGCCAACAGTTTGAATTTTCAGCTGTACCTCCTGGAAGGCCTGAACAGGTGGAACCAGGACCGTGGTGCTGCGGCACTGGCTGTCAAACCTCCCTCACTCCTCACCTACTCAGGGGACCTTGTGCACTGTGTCAACACCTTCAGTGTCAAGGTGCTTGGAAGGAAACTTGCCCCCTCCTTCCAACCCCCTGCAGTGTATACTG GAGAGCTGATAGGTATTGACTACCTGTACCGCCAGACAGGAAGGGCAATGCAGAATGTTGACCCTGAAACAGAGGAGACGGAGCAACTGTTGGAGGATGTGGCTGTTGAGGAGCCAGAGGATGAGGGTTTTGATGATGGCGGACATGACCCCACATTTGACATTATTCTGGGTAAAACCCTCAGCCAGTCTGGCCCCACAGCTCCCACCACCAGCATTACCTCTGCCCCTCCTGCTCTAACCACCAGCATGACCTCTGGCTACCCAGCTCCCACCACTAGCATGACCTCTGGCTACCCAGCTCCCACCACCAGCATGACCTCTGGCTACCCAGCTCCCACCACCAGCATGACCTCTGGCCACCCAGCTCCCACCACCAGCATGACCTCTGGCTACCCAGCTCCCACCACCAGCATGACCTCTGGCCACCCAGCTCCCACCACCAGCATGACCTCTGGCCACCCAGCTCCAACCACCACCATGCCCTCTGCCCCTCCTGCCCCCATCACCAGCATGCACTCTAGCCCCACAGATCCCACCACCACCATGCCCTCTGCCCCCCCAGCTCCCACTGTATCTGAGCAACTGTTG GCTGTTGATGAGCATAACATGCCAGGGATGGACAGGGTGGACAGCCTGGCAGAGTACCTGGTTGGGCTGAGAAATGAGACGTCTCTCACTCTCAGCAACCAGCAGACCAGCACCATTTTGTCACTGTGGCAAAATCTTCTGCCATTTGACCAGCAGCGGGTGGTCTATGCAGCCAGGTACCAGGAGAGGCTGAAGACGGGGTACTTCAGGTCACCAAAAAATAAATTGGAATTCACCCCCGGTGCGGAGAGCATGAGGCGCTGCGTCCTGGGGTCAAGTGGATCACCGGCACAGTGGCCCGACTGTTGTCGGCTTGTGGAGGCCATCTTTGTCAGGCTCTGTCAGCTCCACAAGAGCccaaagaaaaagggaaagggCAGCCTGACAAGATGGTCTCTCATGCTGAAGGACTATAGGAAGGTTAGGCAGCTGGTGAGGGACAATGGAGCTCTAATGAAGGACACCACTCTCCAGCTGTATGAGGTCAACCAGACCACCCTCACACAGTGGCACAATCATAGAGTGAAGAGGCAGGATTTGGCAGTCCTTCTGCAGGGGGTCAACCTGCCTGCCCCTCTTCCTGTAGCCCCTGTGCCTCTGCCACCAGCTCTAGGGCGCCCCACCTTTGTCCCTCAGCAGTGTGGACCTCAGCATGTCTACAGCCTGCCCAAATCCACTGCAGGACAGGCAAAAAGGAAGCATGCTGCGCCACACACTGCTGCTCCAGCCACTGTCCGGCCAAAGGTGCCCATTCAGAGGCAGTTATTTCCCCTGCCTGCACCTCTGCCTACAGCTGCTCCTGCCCTTGTAAACCCTACCCCTGCCCAAAGCCCCTTGTTGTTAATGTTGGCTGTCCCCTCTCCCAGGCCTATCGCCCCTGATGGACCTCTTCCCCCTCCACCCCCTTCCCAGAGGCCCTACAATCGTCAGGTGGAACATAATAAGTGCCGCAAATGCCATCAGCCCCGGAACAAAGACAGTGGCCACAGGCAATTTCATGGATACATTTATTGCCCCACTTTCGCAGGGATGCCACTGGAGCAGTGGCTGGAAGAAATGAGGAGGAAAAGGGCCGAGAATAAATGA
- the ankrd16 gene encoding ankyrin repeat domain-containing protein 16 encodes MLQPLISTNMDEHTLKQLVKLTQEGQLSSLQKHITPGGGSTAAQTVCGKHFGRSGDTLLHYACRHGHLDVVEYLVKQVGMDVEVCNNDYKRPLHEAASMSHQECVSYLLREGAKVDSLKKADWTPLMMACTRRNLHVIQELLCHGADPSLRNKDGWNSFHIACREGDPLIVRHLLEIAADVWRTKSKTHRTPLHTAAMHGCEEVVQILLERCVYTPDGHDSCGVTPFMDAVRNGHISLARLLLDKHQASPTAADTLGAQPLHQVAVTGQEEALRFLVRDLNVDVNRRATNIHLTALHYAAKEGHTSTIKTLLELGADLCVRDNKGRTALHMASIGQHADAARTLLQLGLRDSEDLSGTRARQFARRPDVVRVFECEPPDTL; translated from the exons ATGCTGCAGCCTCTCATCTCCACCAACATGGACgaacacactttaaaacagctTGTGAAGCTCACTCAGGAGGGACAATTAAGctctctgcagaaacacatcACACCGGGAGGAGGATCGACGGCGGCTCAAACCGTCTGTGGTAAACACTTTGGCCGGTCAGGGGATACCTTGCTTCACTACGCCTGCAGACACGGACACCTGGACGTGGTGGAGTACCTCGTGAAGCAGGTAGGCATGGATGTGGAGGTGTGCAACAACGACTACAAGAGGCCGCTGCATGAAGCTGCGTCCATGAGCCACCAGGAGTGTGTTAGCTACCTGCTAAGGGAAGGAGCCAAGGTGGACAGTCTGAAGAAAGCGGACTG GACTCCTCTGATGATGGCCTGCACTCGCAGAAACCTCCACGTGATCCAGGAGCTTCTTTGCCACGGTGCCGACCCGTCACTGAGGAACAAGGACGGCTGGAACTCCTTCCACATCGCATGCAGGGAGGGCGATCCTCTGATCGTGCGGCACCTGCTTGAGATTGCAGCAGACGTCTGGAGGACGAAGAGCAAGACGCACAGGACGCCGCTTCACACTGCAG CGATGCACGGCTGTGAAGAAGTTGTTCAGATTTTACTCGAGAG ATGTGTCTACACCCCAGATGGCCACGACAGCTGTGGAGTCACGCCTTTCATGGATGCCGTCAGGAATGGACACATCTCGTTGGCGAGGCTTCTTTTAGACAAGCACCAg GCGTCTCCGACAGCAGCTGACACACTCGGGGCTCAGCCATTGCATCAGGTTGCTGTCACCGGCCAGGAGGAGGCGCTGCGGTTCCTGGTGCGGGACCTGAATGTCGACGTGAACCGGAGAGCGACTAACATCCATCTCACCGCTCTGCATTACGCTGCAAAG gaGGGTCACACGTCCACGATTAAAACCCTTCTGGAGTTGGGAGCAGATCTTTGTGTCCGTGACAACAAAGGACGAACAG CTCTTCATATGGCGTCCATCGGGCAGCACGCGGACGCAGCCAGAACTCTCCTGCAGCTCGGACTCAGAGACTCCGAGGACTTATCTGGCACCAGAGCGAGACAGTTTGCCAGGAGACCAGATGTAGTACGAGTGTTTGAATGCGAGCCACCTGACACATTGTAA